Proteins found in one Campylobacter sp. MG1 genomic segment:
- a CDS encoding ATP-binding protein: protein MLEKIKEFLSENYKECELYNKLKKDGISDDSCEVLRVMLDKTIQSNFGTKFNLIVKEAFGVKDSRDYISYLPCFVELYDNNFIQEITGKQINYKDNSGLILFQSLALTRYAHIYFGLANEFDNAKLISDSELLEYKSKPYNDLNIYLNDCFDMIDARIKLEFLTADLRFDLINSRLKNSHNFYNPFNELMKEFGLNLEEVLVLMALAKEEFTGSKKPLHYEELLNLISPYQIDKIKNYEILSEDSKLLSNELIEYFGNDNRFILGENSIKYFYPNKGDNLKSIVENMGFFEYLDISEVDLVLSKDVSELATNLKKRLSKSVAKRLKEWGIVKDDILRANIIFYGPPGTGKTISASYIAKILKREIITLDCSKVLDKYVGESEKNVRAIFDNYKEICKNIKNRPILLLNEADQFLSTRSVASHGSELMHNQMQNIFLEQLEKFDGIVIATTNFLDSLDPAFSRRFEYKIKFSNPTKDEREKIWKLHLPKKATYESGFKLDTLLDYELSGAQIKMIIKNTAIKIAQQDGIFRVNDFVSYIKKELESDFSKDIKMGFN from the coding sequence ATGTTGGAAAAAATTAAAGAATTTTTATCGGAAAATTATAAAGAGTGTGAATTATATAATAAATTAAAAAAAGATGGTATTAGTGATGATTCATGTGAAGTTTTAAGGGTTATGCTTGATAAAACTATACAATCAAATTTTGGTACCAAATTTAATTTAATTGTAAAAGAAGCGTTTGGCGTAAAGGATAGTAGGGATTATATATCGTATTTGCCTTGTTTTGTAGAACTTTATGATAATAATTTTATACAAGAAATTACTGGAAAACAAATAAATTATAAAGATAATTCAGGATTAATTTTATTTCAATCATTAGCATTGACAAGATATGCACATATTTATTTTGGATTAGCGAACGAATTTGATAATGCTAAATTAATAAGCGATAGTGAATTATTAGAGTATAAGAGTAAGCCATATAATGATTTGAATATATATCTTAATGATTGCTTTGATATGATAGATGCTAGAATCAAGTTAGAATTTTTAACAGCCGATTTAAGATTTGATTTAATTAATTCAAGATTAAAAAATAGTCATAATTTTTATAATCCTTTTAATGAATTAATGAAGGAATTTGGCTTAAATTTAGAAGAAGTTTTGGTTTTAATGGCGTTAGCAAAAGAGGAATTTACAGGTTCTAAAAAACCTTTACACTATGAAGAATTATTAAATTTAATAAGCCCTTATCAAATAGATAAGATAAAAAATTATGAGATTTTGAGTGAGGATTCAAAATTATTAAGTAATGAATTAATAGAATATTTTGGCAATGACAATAGATTTATTTTGGGTGAAAATAGTATAAAATATTTTTATCCTAATAAGGGTGATAATTTAAAATCTATTGTTGAAAATATGGGCTTTTTTGAATATTTAGATATCAGTGAAGTTGATTTGGTTTTAAGTAAAGATGTTAGTGAATTAGCTACAAATTTAAAAAAGCGCTTAAGCAAGAGTGTAGCTAAGAGATTAAAAGAATGGGGTATAGTAAAGGACGATATTTTAAGGGCAAATATTATTTTTTATGGTCCTCCAGGTACTGGAAAAACAATAAGTGCTAGTTATATAGCAAAAATTTTAAAAAGAGAAATTATAACGCTTGATTGTTCTAAAGTATTAGATAAATATGTTGGTGAAAGTGAAAAAAATGTTAGAGCAATTTTTGATAATTACAAAGAAATTTGTAAAAATATTAAAAATCGTCCTATTTTATTATTAAATGAGGCTGACCAGTTTTTAAGCACTAGAAGCGTTGCAAGTCATGGAAGTGAATTAATGCATAATCAAATGCAAAATATATTTTTAGAACAACTTGAAAAATTTGATGGTATTGTAATAGCTACAACTAACTTTTTAGATAGTTTAGACCCAGCGTTTTCAAGAAGATTTGAATATAAAATTAAATTTAGTAATCCTACAAAGGATGAAAGAGAAAAAATTTGGAAATTACATCTTCCTAAGAAAGCTACATACGAGAGTGGTTTTAAATTAGATACTTTACTTGATTATGAGTTAAGTGGTGCACAAATTAAGATGATTATAAAAAATACTGCTATTAAAATAGCACAACAAGATGGAATCTTTAGGGTTAATGATTTTGTATCATATATTAAAAAAGAATTAGAAAGTGATTTTTCTAAGGATATCAAAATGGGGTTTAATTAG
- the xseB gene encoding exodeoxyribonuclease VII small subunit yields MKKTYEEICEILDEKMAIIEDENTPLFELVDAYKEGIKLISEARTLLDEATKEIENVSQNKDGEKSGEIYYADHGAIF; encoded by the coding sequence ATGAAAAAAACTTATGAAGAAATATGTGAAATTTTAGATGAAAAGATGGCTATTATTGAAGATGAAAATACACCATTATTTGAATTAGTTGATGCATATAAAGAAGGTATTAAACTAATTAGCGAAGCTAGAACTTTATTAGATGAGGCTACTAAAGAAATTGAAAATGTTAGTCAGAATAAAGATGGTGAAAAATCAGGAGAAATTTATTATGCTGATCATGGGGCTATATTTTGA
- a CDS encoding HesA/MoeB/ThiF family protein produces MIELVKEFYNRQELLLKDKQNNLFGKRVAIIGAGGLGSTIAYALGSVGLKEIIIVDFDIVSVSNIQRQIMFSFDDENKFKVDCFKKLENRSYTKITPLVMNASDFFDTYPNVDLIMDATDNVETRLVIDTYAKKNNIAWVYASVEEFFINFGIIKEKEFLFNKEVKRVKPQTTPMVMLSACLASSLALKYLAGYDVKINYVYYFDISKDIINLNKFNL; encoded by the coding sequence GTGATAGAATTGGTAAAAGAGTTTTATAACAGACAAGAATTATTATTAAAAGATAAACAAAATAATCTTTTTGGCAAAAGGGTAGCTATTATAGGTGCAGGTGGCTTGGGTAGCACAATAGCTTATGCTTTAGGAAGTGTTGGATTAAAAGAAATTATTATAGTTGATTTTGACATAGTTAGCGTTAGTAATATACAAAGACAAATTATGTTTTCATTTGATGATGAAAATAAATTTAAGGTTGATTGTTTTAAAAAATTAGAAAATAGAAGTTATACAAAAATTACTCCTTTGGTTATGAATGCAAGCGATTTTTTTGATACTTATCCTAATGTTGATTTGATAATGGATGCAACTGATAATGTAGAAACTAGACTTGTAATTGATACTTATGCTAAAAAAAATAATATTGCTTGGGTGTATGCTAGTGTTGAAGAATTTTTTATAAATTTTGGAATTATTAAGGAAAAGGAATTTTTATTTAATAAAGAAGTAAAAAGAGTTAAACCACAAACTACTCCTATGGTTATGCTGAGTGCATGTCTAGCTTCATCTTTAGCCTTAAAATATTTAGCAGGTTATGATGTTAAAATTAATTATGTTTATTATTTTGATATATCAAAAGATATTATAAATTTAAATAAGTTTAATTTATGA
- a CDS encoding carbon-nitrogen hydrolase family protein, with translation MKIAALQLSTQPLSNARLDYYLRICEQKGVRLVAMGEYVLNSFFTELKNIPHNLIKEQSTIKINALKEYSKNYNICIVAPVILPLNKQLKKTCLIANNGNVKYIDQQIFMPYSHWNEADFFQVTNKVCKLHTFKCDNFKIGVLFGYEVHFDEFFKKASELDLLIVPTANTYSSNSRWMELIKMRAFLKNINILRVNRIGSVMVDDYEWSFYGGSFLCNGYGDIIQELGENEEVLISEIDKFNSAANFWRFKEVSDRIGKRVL, from the coding sequence TTGAAAATAGCTGCTTTGCAATTAAGTACCCAACCATTAAGTAATGCTAGACTTGATTATTATTTGAGAATTTGTGAACAAAAAGGTGTTCGCTTAGTGGCTATGGGAGAGTATGTTTTAAATAGTTTTTTTACAGAACTAAAGAATATACCACATAACTTAATTAAAGAGCAAAGTACAATAAAAATAAATGCTTTAAAAGAATATAGTAAAAATTATAATATTTGTATAGTTGCGCCAGTTATTTTACCATTAAATAAACAATTAAAAAAAACTTGTTTGATAGCTAATAATGGCAATGTCAAATATATTGACCAGCAGATTTTTATGCCTTATTCTCATTGGAATGAGGCTGATTTTTTTCAGGTTACTAATAAAGTTTGTAAATTACATACTTTTAAATGTGATAATTTTAAAATTGGCGTATTATTTGGATACGAAGTACATTTTGATGAATTTTTTAAAAAAGCTAGTGAATTAGATTTGCTAATAGTCCCTACCGCAAATACATATAGTAGTAATTCTCGTTGGATGGAATTAATCAAAATGAGAGCTTTTTTAAAAAATATTAATATTTTAAGAGTTAATCGTATAGGTAGTGTTATGGTAGATGATTATGAATGGTCTTTTTACGGTGGCTCTTTTTTGTGTAATGGATATGGTGATATTATCCAAGAATTAGGTGAAAATGAAGAAGTTTTAATTAGCGAAATTGATAAATTTAATAGTGCCGCTAATTTTTGGAGATTTAAAGAAGTGAGTGATAGAATTGGTAAAAGAGTTTTATAA